A single genomic interval of Armigeres subalbatus isolate Guangzhou_Male chromosome 1, GZ_Asu_2, whole genome shotgun sequence harbors:
- the LOC134205219 gene encoding ras-related C3 botulinum toxin substrate 1, translating to MASGRPIKCVVVGDGTVGKTCMLISYTTDSFPGEYVPTVFDNYSAPMVVDGVQVSLGLWDTAGQEDYDRLRPLSYPQTDVFLICFSVASPSSFENVTSKWYPEIKHHCPDAPIILVGTKIDLREDRETLSALAEQGLSALKREQGQKLANKVRAVKYMECSALTQRGLKQVFDEAVRAVLRPEPLKRRQRKCVVM from the exons ATGGCTTCAGGAAGACCTATTAAATGCGTTGTTGTCGGAGATGGAACGGTGGGAAAGACATGCATGCTGATTTCATATACAACAGACAGTTTTCCCGGCGAATATGTTCCCACGGT ATTCGACAACTATTCTGCCCCCATGGTAGTAGACGGAGTGCAAGTTTCCCTCGGACTGTGGGATACAGCTGGGCAGGAGGACTACGATCGATTACGACCCTTGTCGTATCCCCAAACAGATGTTTTTCTCATATGCTTCAGTGTAGCCAGCCCTTCCTCATTTGAAAATGTTACTTCCAAATGGTATCCTGAAATCAAACATCACTGCCCAGATGCACCAATTATACTTGTTG GTACTAAGATTGATTTACGCGAGGACCGCGAAACGCTGAGTGCACTTGCTGAGCAAGGCCTGTCGGCACTGAAACGTGAACAGGGACAAAAGCTAGCCAACAAAGTCCGTGCTGTCAAGTACATGGAGTGCTCGGCACTAACCCAGCGTGGTCTTAAGCAAGTGTTTGACGAAGCTGTCAGAGCCGTTCTTCGACCGGAGCCACTCAAACGACGTCAACGAAAATGTGTTGTGATGTAA